DNA sequence from the Vicia villosa cultivar HV-30 ecotype Madison, WI linkage group LG3, Vvil1.0, whole genome shotgun sequence genome:
ttaaagaaaatcaaataacaattggGTCAAAAACCTCttaaaggaaaatcaaataacatGGTTCAAAAACCTCTTAAAGGAAAACCAAATAAACTAATACTactgaaaatataataattaaagaaCAAAGTTCTTCAACAAAATAGATTTTCTCTTAATTCTAAAATCAAATAAACTAATGCAATCAAAGAAACTCTAATTGCAGACACATTATCCCATTTTAAACTCTCTTGTGGACCTTCACTTTGAACCCACCATCCATATGAGCAGTAAGATGAGGCAAAAACACTGGCTTGCCATCTAACACAGGCCTAATTTCAAACTTATTGAGAATTGAAGCCACAGCATACTCCATTTGAATAAAAGCCATTTCTTTCCCAAGACAAATTCTGGGACCAGCTTGAAATACCGCAAACTTATAAGGACTCACATACTTCAAAACTCCATTAATATCCCCTTCATCAAACCACCGATCTGGTTTAAACTCATTCCAGTCTTTTCCCCATAACGCCTCCATCCTCCCCATCCCATAAGGAGAATAAATCACCCTATCTCCTTTCCCAACCCTAGTTCCATCCGGCAACACGTCATTGGTCACGGCATGCTTCGAATCCCACACCACCGGTGGATACAACCTCATTGACTCACACAAACAAGCTTTCAAATACTTCATCTCTTTCAAATCATCATAATCAAAAGACCTCATCAACTCAGAATCATTCTTGTCATTTTTTCCTCCAAAAGATTCCCTCACTCCCTTCACTATCACTTCCTCTATGCTACGATTCCTTGTCAACAGCCAAAAGAACCATGTCATTGCTGCTGACGACGTGTCTCTCCCTGCCATGACGATACTAATAACAATATCTCTCACCGTGATTTCATCATGACCTGCCTCCAACAACTTAGTCAACAAATCACTCCCACTAATACATTTTTTCTcattaatttcttttttcttttctctaaTTATCTCCATCACCGATTCATGAACAATTCTAACACTTTCTTTAAGTGATTTCTCCGATCCAACATTAAGCATCCTCTTGATCTTCCAAATCAAAGGAACCGGTAAAGTTGCTCGCATTGCGCTTATCTCGGAAGCTTTGTCGAACGCGAACAAAAGAGGTGGCACATGTTTAGATAAATCTAAACAACAAGGATCATAGCCAAGTGAAACTTTACACACTATTTCAAATGTGAGTCTCGTCAAGATATCCTGCATGTCAACTACAAGGTTACGACTAGAAGCCAAATCAAGCAATGGAATAAGTCTTtgttgaacttcatcttcaagagTCTTGGCAACGAAATCTCTGAGAGATCTCGTGGTGAATTCATGGCTGAGTAGTTTGCGCTGATCTGACCATAATGTACCGTCTACATTGAATATACCGCCACCTAGAAGGTCGCCGAGGACTTCAGTGAAGTGTTTTCCTTTAGGATAGTTTTTGAAATTGGTTTTGAGGATGTATTCAACATTGAGAGGATTGGCAGTTAAAACGGTTCGGCGAGCGCCGAGACGGTTGAGGAGGATGGTTTGAGTTGGAGACTGGGAGAGGTGGTGAGTATAGAAATCTAGAAGGCGGTGGCGATTTTGGTAAAAAGAGATAAGGCAACCTATGATTGGATAGGAAGGAGGGGTGTGAGTTGGAGTGTTATGAAATGTTGTTACACGTCTGTGAAAGAGAAATGAGAGAATGGGAAGTACCAAGAAAATGTAGTACCACAACATACTGCTGGCTGAAAGGGTCGATGTTTTTTAGTTGAGAAGATGTAAGTTTTAATTTGAGGGCAATATGCAAGGTGTATATATATACACCATGTGAGTTTGTTGGTATCTCCATTTTCTAGAACAATGACAAATCCATTAATAAAGTATTTGATGCTCCTATTTACAAGAAAAGTTTATAGTTATTTTAGATTGACTGAATAAGGAATATATTGtattatattgattaattaataaatttaaaaataatttttttatttattattatgaataaaaacgaggagagaattaaattaaatagataGCATTGTTACCAAACCGTCAAAACTGAAATAGATGGCACAATCTGTGAAGTTTTCTCAGCATCCCACTGATGTTCAGCTAGTTACCACATAATATTTCTTTAAATtgagaaagaaaaacaaaatttcacatTATTAATATTTGAAGTCAATATGTTATGGAacatttttcgaaaaaaaaatttaaataacaaggtttaaaaaaaaaattaccaaaaaaacaagtttttcaaaaaatttaccaaagtgtctaggttttgaagaccccctggagtatgcgccaaatgaattggcgcattagtataaaaattaggagtatgcgccatatggtttggcgcaaatgtgaaatttttttttttttttttttttttacttttcaacatTTAAGCCAAATGGATTGGCTAACTCAAAAAATTttatactaatgcgccaaatggtttggcgcatactctaggggatcctgcaaaacctagacattttggtaaattttatgaaaaccttgttttttatgtaattttttttataaacattgttatttaaattttttcatcaCATTTTTCCATAAAATTTCCAACTGAGTTTTtggcttttgacttttgacttgtgattaatattaataaaaaatttgttttcaatTTATGAAAAAGAGAACTCTAGAGCTAAATTATAGTGTGATTAAACTTTTATTTAATGTAAATGTAAAGGATTCTTTTTAGAAGATTTAGAAGGAAATTTAGCAGGACAAATAACTAatacaataatataatttaattgattaagttgtaagctataaatattttttaaatttataaacatatttacaataataaaataacacttattataataataataataataataataataattattattattattattattattattattattattattattattattattaagttaaTGAATATGCATATCAAAAAGAGAGCACGAAAAATATAAACCCATAGTAGATAAACCaactcataaaaaaattattaaaaaaaacaaatttaaaaaagcaAATAGATTATCAAGTGTATATATgcacattttaattttagttttgtttttcgtTTTTCACAAATTCACTCCATCAAAGATGTATTTAATACTCAATGTAGCACatcaattttaatttagtaatattTATTTGGATCAAGATGTTTTCCCTGTGGACTGCTGGAATATCCTTGATGAGCTATAATAGATTGGCTCATGAACTCTAAtccttaaatataattaaaaaatatctaaaataagtGGTCAGGTCATGTGATCTAACTCGGCCCATTCTCTGTGTCGTATTTTATGGAAAAAACGTGTCATATTATGTTTTCCAATAAGTCAAGTGAAACATTTATGATCGTAAGGATTGAACTCGTCTCCTACATAAAAGGGATTGTTGGAAtaaaattggtttataccatatctcttaggttttgatgataacaaaatatttaaagaacAATTAGATAAATTAAGGCTTAATTAGTCCCAAAGtcctttaatttaatttcataTTTCACTTTAGTCCCTTATTTAATAAACGTTACATATTAGTCCCTTAAAAAGGGTTTCGTTATTCAAATTGGTCCTTGCCGttaaatttttaaagaaaacgtTAAGTGCGCCTACGTGGCATGATAACAAAACATTTCTTAATACGCTGAGTCAacatatgtattaaaaaaaactaatatttcaTTTAAACTGCAAGGTTTTGTTTTCAGAGGTTATAAACCCCTGGAAATTATTACAAatgtgtaaaaaaaatataattcttcATATGTATAAACCTGGTAGAATGTAACCTCTTAAATTAGCCATTacaatttcatcatcttccaaATTGAATTGAATATAAAATCTGGAAATATTGGTTGTTATCTCCTTGCATTAATTAATCACATGAATACACTATA
Encoded proteins:
- the LOC131655955 gene encoding cytochrome P450 94B3-like, which translates into the protein MLWYYIFLVLPILSFLFHRRVTTFHNTPTHTPPSYPIIGCLISFYQNRHRLLDFYTHHLSQSPTQTILLNRLGARRTVLTANPLNVEYILKTNFKNYPKGKHFTEVLGDLLGGGIFNVDGTLWSDQRKLLSHEFTTRSLRDFVAKTLEDEVQQRLIPLLDLASSRNLVVDMQDILTRLTFEIVCKVSLGYDPCCLDLSKHVPPLLFAFDKASEISAMRATLPVPLIWKIKRMLNVGSEKSLKESVRIVHESVMEIIREKKKEINEKKCISGSDLLTKLLEAGHDEITVRDIVISIVMAGRDTSSAAMTWFFWLLTRNRSIEEVIVKGVRESFGGKNDKNDSELMRSFDYDDLKEMKYLKACLCESMRLYPPVVWDSKHAVTNDVLPDGTRVGKGDRVIYSPYGMGRMEALWGKDWNEFKPDRWFDEGDINGVLKYVSPYKFAVFQAGPRICLGKEMAFIQMEYAVASILNKFEIRPVLDGKPVFLPHLTAHMDGGFKVKVHKRV